Below is a window of Tsuneonella deserti DNA.
TCGAGGAGCAGCAGCGCGCGGTGCAGAAATCGCTGGTGGCGTCGCTCGCCGGCCCGATCGGCGACATTGCCAAGACCGGGCAATGGGTGAGCGCGCTCGCGAGGGCCGACATGCCCGACGTCGCCGGCCTGTTCGGTGGCAGTCTCGGTACGGCGCTGGACGACGTGCGGGCGAGGATCGCGACCACGTTTACCGGGGCGATCGCCGCCGACCAGGCAAAGATGAGTGCGCTGCTCGGCCTCGATGGGCGCTTTGCGGCGGAGTTCGAGACGACGCGGCTCAAGATGTCGGCGCTCGCCGGCATCGGCGAGGCATTCGGGCCGCGCAGCAGCCTTCGCCTTGACGCCTATCATTCGCTGTTCGGCGAGTGGCGCAGCCGGCCGGACCTGCCGGAGAATTTCTGGCGCGACACCCGGGTGCGCAGGCGCATGTACCGCGAGGCCGAGGTCGACGACGGCCTGATCGAGGCATCGCCCGGCGTGGCGCTGGAAATCATGATAGAGAGCGGTCTCACCGCCGGCCTGCGCTCCGAAGCGAATGCGGTCGCCGTGTTCGCTTTCGGCGAAGTCTCGATGACCGTGCGCTCGCGCGGCACGCGAAAGGATGCCTATGCGGCGCTCGATCGGTTCGAGCAGGAACTGCGTGCCTATGTCGCCCGCAAGCTCGAAGAGCGGTTCGGCCCCGACTGGTTCAAGGCACGGGCCTCGAACCTGATCGGCAAGGCAAAGGGGATCCGCAAGGCGGCGATGGAGCGTGGCGAGGCGTTCGCGCCCCTGATCGAGTTCGTCGAACTGGGCGAACTGGCCGGGATCGTCCTCAACACCAAGAACTGGGACGAAGTGTTCGGCGACGTCTTCATCAACCGCGCCGAGTTCGACCACGACATGCAGAAGCTGGTCGCGACGCGTCGCCCGACGATGCATATTCGCCCGATCGACGGCGTACGGCTGGTGGAGATGCTGTGCGTCATGAAGCGGCTGTCGGAACAGATGACAGACGACGGGGCCTGGAAAGTCGCCGCCGACTCCGACCGCTGAGCGCCCTGCGCGCTTCGTGGTTGGTGCCGGGTCGCGGACGCGTCGTCGCTTGCGCCGCCCGATCGCGCCGATCATCATGGACGCGAGAAGTCGTCGAGACCGAAGGCGGCACTCGCACAAAAGGGGGCAGGAAATCATGGGCAAGCGAAACCTCGCCATCGTCGGCACGCACGAGGATTTCTTCGCCGACATCCTTGACGAGAGGACGGGCATCGACCCGTCTCTGGTGAGCCGCTGCGCCTCGGCAGAGGATGCCGCGACCACCTATTTCGACAGCATGTTCAGGAATTCGGACGGCCTCGTCCGCTCGGCCGTCGTGGCGGTCTGGCCGGTGGCTGGCGGACGCGAAGCGCAGACGGTGTTCGATGCGCGCGCGATCGTGACGCCGTGCACCGAGGCGGACGCAGAACCGGGCGAAGTGGAGGTGTTCCTCGACGTGCGGGCGCGGACATGATCGTCGACAAGGCGCAGATGCTGGCCGACTTCGAGAGCCTGCTCGTGATCGAAGCGACGGTCGAACAGGCGCTCGCCGAGACCGCGCGGGCATACGGCTACACCGTCGAGCAAGTCCGCTCGGCTGCGACGGCCCGGTTCGGCAACCTCGAGGAATACGCCTGGAAGATCGCCGCCCGCCGCTGACGTTCGTGCGCGGCGGCTGGTTCGGTGGGCGGCCTATGCGCTTCGCCAGTGCCGGGGGGGCATCTCCTGAATGTGCGGGCACCGCCCAGTTAAGGGCGCTCATCCCTGCTATCTCGGCGACGGTCCGAGGGGATGGCGTTCCTCCACAACACGCCTTCCTGCTCCTCCGGCTTGAACAGGGGTTCGTGCCGAGCCACGCCTTCCCGGCGCGGCTCCGATGCGGGTTGCTCGGTCTTGGTCCTGAACCCGAAATAGGGATGCGGCTTACGCAAGGCCGGCTCCGCCGAGGGCATCGGCCGTGCTCGCCTGTGGCCATGCGCGCAGGTCCCGGCGGGCGGGCACATGGGACAGCTCGACCATGCTCAGCCCTCGCAGACCTGGGCGGTCGATTCGAGCACTTCCTGCTGCGCGTAGGCGATCGTCCGGCGGCACGAGCAGGCGGCCGCCTCGAGCCGCGGGAAATCGAGGATGTCGATGCTGCCGCGCCGGCTGCGGATCAGGCCGCTGCGCTGGAGCGCCGAGGAGGTGACGGCGATCGTCGAGCGCTGGACGCCGAGGATGTTGGCGAGCTCCTCCTGGGTGAGCGTCAGGTGGGCGCCCCGGTGGCTGCGCGCCGAGGCATCGAGCAGGACCCGGCACATGCGGTGCTCGACCCGGTGGATCGCGGTGCAGGCCACGAGCTGGCGCGCCTCGATGATCAGCGCCTCGACATGCTTGTGGATCGCCGTGCGCAGGTTCGACGACTGGTCGAACAGCTCGCGGTAGTGGCTGTCGCGCATGCGCCAGGCATCGCCGCCGATCTGCACCAGCGCGCGGGCATAGCTCAGGCGGCTGCCGCAGGCCTCGAACGCGCCGAACGCGCCGTTTCGCCCGACCATCCCGCCGCTCACGGTTTCGCCTTCGACGCTTTCGGAGGCCATGCAGATCAGCGTGTCCTCGGGAAACCAGACCCATTGCACCTCGGTGCCGGTCTCCTGGAGCACTTCCCCGCGGCTGAGCGTCACGCGCTCGAAATGGGGTGCAAAGCGGAGCGCCACCGCGGGCTCGAGTTCGGCGAGGATTTCGTTCTTGGGAGTAAATGTCATTCGGTCCGCGGGGCCCCTGGCGATCCGGAAGAAGTCCGGAAGCGGTGGTTGATGGATACATGAGCGCCGGGCGGTTGTCCGGCAGGATTTGGCTCAGCTTGGAACTGGTACCCGCCCTATCGCTTTATGCGGTAGCGACGACGCACCGGCAGGTTGGAGAACGCGGGAATGACGCTGAACGCGGAAGAACAGCCCCTCAACGTGGACGTGCTCAACGGGGAGGTGGTCATGACCGGCCCGCGCGTCGCCATCGCCCTCAAGCCCGGAGCGGCAACCGAAACGGCCCGGCGCCTGGTGGCGGCGGCCGACCTCGCCTCGACGCAGGCGGGGATTTCGTTGCAGCAGCTGGACGCAAGCCCGTCGAACGACCTGAGCTAACGCCGGCGCGCGCGGCAGCCGTCCGGCGTCCGGCAATCGGTCGATTCGTCCGGAGAACTGCCCCACCTTTCCCCCTTGCGCCTCAGCCGGCGCTGCGCCCGAAGATGCCGGTGAGCGCGGCCCCGCAGGTGGGACGCGAGGCACAGCAAGGGCGTAGCGAACAGGTCAGGACAGATGCTCCCGCTTGGCGCAGCGCGATCCCGGCGGGGGCTGCTCGGCGCGGCTACGCTTAGCCGATACAATCGCTCCGTTCTGTCGGGTAAGAAACACAACGGTTCCCCGCCCTTGCCTATAGCGCACCCTTTGCCAGCCAAGGGATGCCTCGATGGAATTTTCGTACCTTCCCACCGCCCTCATTCCGACGGGGGTGCCGGGACTCGATCCGATCCTGGATGGGGGGTACGCTGAAAACCGTGTGCACCTGGTCGAGGGCCAGCCCGGCTCGGGCAAGACCAGCATGGCGCTCCAGTTCCTGATGGACGGGGCCCGGCAAGGCGAGCTCGGGCTCTACGTCACGCTGTCGGAGACCAAGGCCGAGCTCTGCGCGGTGGCCGCCAGCCACGGCTGGACGTTCGAGGGCATCGAGATCTTCGAAATGGTCCCGCCCGAGCTCTCGCTCGATCCCAATGCCCAGCAGACGGTGTTCTACTCGTCCGAGGTGGAACTCGGCGAGACGGTGCGGATGGTCATGGCCGAGGTCGAAAGGGTCAAGCCCAAGCGGCTGGTGTTCGACAGCCTGTCCGAAATCCGCCTGCTCTCGCAAGGGTCGCTGCGCTACCGCCGCCAGGTCCTCGCGCTCAAGCACTTCTTCCTTAAGATGGGCTGCACGGTGCTGATGCTCGACGACCTGACGAGCGAGCAGGACGACCTCAACCTCCACAGCATCAGCCACGGGGTGCTGCGCCTCGAGCAGCTCGCGGCGCTCTACGGCGCCGAACGACGGCGCATCCGCTGCATCAAGATGCGCGGGGTCAAGTTCCGCGGCGGCTACCATGACTTCACGATCGAGCGCGGCGGCCTGCGTGTCTATCCGCGGCTGGTCGCCGCCGAGCACCATGTCGATTTCGCCGCGGACGTGATCGGTAGCGGGGTGGCGGCGCTCGACGCGCTCGTCGGCGGCGGGCTCGACCGCGGCACCAGCACGCTGATCATCGGCCCTTCGGGTTCGGGCAAGTCGTCGCTTTCGCTGCAGTTCGTCTATGCCGCGCTCCAGCGCGGCGAGCCTGCGCTGGTCCTCGTCTTCGACGAAGTGCGCAGCGTGTTCCTGAGGCGGGCGCAAGGCATGGGCTTCGAACTCCAGCCGTTCCTCGACCAAGGCCTGCTGCACTTGCGGCAGATCGATCCCGCCGAACTGACGCCGGGGGAGCTGACCGCTTGCGTGCGCGATTCCGTCGAGGGACACGGCGTGCGCGTCGTCGTGCTCGACAGCCTCAGCGGCTATCTCAACGCCATGCCCGAAGAGCATTTCATGATGCTCCAGATGCACGAGATGCTTTCGTACCTGAACCAGCAGGGCATCGTGACGATTCTCGTCCTCGCCCAGCACGGCATGGTCGGGCACATGGCGAGTCCGGTCGACCTGACCTACCTCAGCGATTCCGTCATCATGCTGCGGTTCTTCGAATCCGGCGGCAAGCTGCGCCGTGCGCTGTCCGTCCTGAAGAAGCGCACGGGCCATCACGAGGAGACCATTCGCGAGTACCGGATCAGTTCGCACGGGGTCGCAGTCGGCGAGGCGCTGACCGAGTTCCAGGGGGTTCTGACCGGCGTTCCCACTTATCTCGGCGCGGAATCCGACCTTCTTGAAGAGGCGGCGGGGCGTGAGGGGTGAGACGCGAGTCCTGATTTGGGCTCCGGTCGGGCGCGACGGCCCGGTCATCGAACGGCTTCTCGCCGGCGCGGGAATCGCATGCCTGCCGTGCGGCGGGGTGGCGGAGCTCCTGTCGCGGCTGGACGGTGCGGCCGGGGCCGTCATTGCCCAGGAGGGGCTCGGCGGCGCGGACCTCCTGGCGATCGATGCCTGGGTCAAGGCGCAGCCGAGCTGGTCGGATTTCCCGTTCGTGCTCTTGGCGCACCGCGGCGGGGCGATTGACCGGCAGGTCGTCGACCTGCTCGGCAACGCGACCGTGCTCGAACGGCCGATCAGCCAGACCGCACTTATCTCCGCAGTGCGCTCGGCGTGCCGCGCGCGCACCCGCCAGTTCGAGGCGGGCGAGCAGGTCGCCGAGCAGCTGCGCATGCGCGAGGCGCTGGCCGAGGAAACCCGCACGCTCGGGATCCTCAACGCGCTCGGGGCGCAGCTCAACGCCGAGCTCGACCTCGAACGCGTGGTGCAGGCGGTCACCGATGCGGGCGTCGCGCTGACCGGCGCCGAGTTCGGCGCGTTCTTCTACAACCTCGTCGACGAGAAGGGCGAATCCTACACGCTCTATACCCTGTCGGGGGTGCCGCGCAGCAAGTTCGAGGGCTTTCCGATGCCCCGCAACACCGAGGTGTTCGCGCCGACCTTCTCGGGCGAAGGGGTCGTGCGCTCGGGGGACATCACCAAGGATCCGCGCTACGGGCGCAACGTGCCGCGCTCGGGCATGCCCGAAGGCCACTTGCCGGTCCGCAGCTATCTCGCCGTGCCGGTGATGTCGCGCAGCGGCGAGGACCTGGGCGGGCTGTTCTTCGGCCACTCGAAAACCGATGTCTTCGGCGAGCCCGCCGAGCGGATCATGCTCGGCGTCGCGGGCCAAGCCGCCGTCGCGATCGACAACGTCCGCCTGTTCGTCGCCGAGCAGCGCGAGCTCGAAGAGCGCCGGCGTGCCGAAGCCGAGCTGCAACGACAGCGCGACGAATTCCTGACGCTGGCCGACAATATCTCCTCGCTGTGCTGGCTCGCCTACGGGGACGGCACGATCTTCTGGTACAACCTGCGCTGGCACGAATTCACCGGCGGGAGCGCGGAGCGCGCGCGCGAGTGGGAATCGGCGCATGATCCGGAGATCCTGCTCGAGGTTCGCCGACGCTGGCAGCACTCGCTCGAGACGGGCGAACGCTTCGAAATGCGCTTTCCGCTCCGGCGCCATGACGGCGAGTGGCGCGAGTTTCTCTGCCGCATCGTGCCGATCCGCGACGAGGCGGGGCAGATCTATCGCTGGTGCGGGACGCATGCCGACATCACCGAGCAACGCGCCGTCGAAGCCGCGCTCGAAATCCGCGTCGCGGAGCGCACGGTCGAACTGCAGCGCGCGCTGACGCGGCTCGAGGAGGAAGCGGCCGAGCGCGAGCGGGTCGAGGATGCGCTCAGGCAATCGCAGAAGCTCGAGGCGATCGGCCAGCTGACGGGCGGCGTCGCGCACGACTTCAACAACCTGCTCACCGTGATCCTGTCGGGCGTCGACGCGCTGCGCCGGCCAGAGCTGAGCGAGGCACGCCGGCAGCGCTACATCAACGCGATCGCCGAGACGGCGGAGCGCGCGGCGAAGCTGACGTCGCAGCTGCTGGCATTCGCGCGGCGGCAACCGCTGCACGAGACCGTGTTCGACGCGGCCGACAACGTGAGCCGCATCGTCGAGATGCTGACCACCGTGGTCGGGGCCAGGGTCGCGCTCAGGACCGAGCTCAAGCTTTCGCCGGCGCCGGTCAAGGCCGACCTCGTCCAGTTCGAGACCGCGCTCGTCAACATGGCGGTCAATGCCCGCGACGCGATGAACGGCGAGGGTTCGATCGTCCTCACGGTCGAGGAGAGCGCCGAGATCCCGGCCATGCGGGCGCATCCGGCGGTGCCGGGCCGGTTCATCGCCGTCAGCATCGCCGACAGCGGCACCGGGCTCGCGCCCGACCAGGTCGACCGCATATTCGAGCCGTTCTACACCACCAAGGAAGTCGGCAAGGGTACCGGGCTGGGGCTGAGCCAGGTCTATGGCTTCGCCCGGCAGTCGGGCGGCAACGTGCGCGTCGAAAGCAAGCCCGGGCAAGGCGCGACCTTCACCATGTACTTGCCTCGGGCGTCCGACGAGGCGGTCCCGGCGGCGCCCGACGCGCGGGCCGAGGCGCCCGGCGGGACCGGGAGCGGCCGCATCCTCGTCGTTGAGGACAACGAAAATGTCGGCGAGCATGCCGCGCAGCTGCTGAACGACCTCGGCTACGAGACGGTGCTCGTCCCCGATGCCCAGCACGCGCTCGACATCCTCGAGAACGGACACGAGCCGTTCGACCTCGTCCTCACCGACGTGGTGATGCCGGGCGGGATCAGCGGGCTGGACCTGGCGAAACGGCTGGCGCGGAGTCACCGCGCGCTGCCGGTGGTGCTGACGAGCGGATACAGCGACGTGCTGGTCGACGAAGGTACCAGCGAGGTCGAGCTGCTGCGCAAGCCCTACTCGATGGACACACTCGCGTCGCTGGTGCGGCGCGTGATCAAGGCGAACTGACGGCGGCCGGCCGCCCGAAAACGACGAAGGTTGGAAAGGCTCGATGAGCGAATTCGAAGGCAAGCGCATCCTGGTGCTCGAGGACGAGCCGCTTATCGCGATGATCCTCGAAGACGTGCTCCAGGACCTCGGCTGCGCGGTCGTCGGGCCCGTCTACGACGTCGCCGAGGCCGAGGCGCTCGCTCGCGACGCTCCGATCGATGCCGCGATCCTCGACATCCATGTCGGCGACCACACCAGCCATTCGGTGGCCGAACGGTTCGCGGAAAGGGGCGTGCCATTC
It encodes the following:
- a CDS encoding response regulator, whose amino-acid sequence is MSEFEGKRILVLEDEPLIAMILEDVLQDLGCAVVGPVYDVAEAEALARDAPIDAAILDIHVGDHTSHSVAERFAERGVPFVVASGSDEAGELPGAAGLLGKPFNPAMVKLALERLFP
- a CDS encoding ATPase domain-containing protein — encoded protein: MEFSYLPTALIPTGVPGLDPILDGGYAENRVHLVEGQPGSGKTSMALQFLMDGARQGELGLYVTLSETKAELCAVAASHGWTFEGIEIFEMVPPELSLDPNAQQTVFYSSEVELGETVRMVMAEVERVKPKRLVFDSLSEIRLLSQGSLRYRRQVLALKHFFLKMGCTVLMLDDLTSEQDDLNLHSISHGVLRLEQLAALYGAERRRIRCIKMRGVKFRGGYHDFTIERGGLRVYPRLVAAEHHVDFAADVIGSGVAALDALVGGGLDRGTSTLIIGPSGSGKSSLSLQFVYAALQRGEPALVLVFDEVRSVFLRRAQGMGFELQPFLDQGLLHLRQIDPAELTPGELTACVRDSVEGHGVRVVVLDSLSGYLNAMPEEHFMMLQMHEMLSYLNQQGIVTILVLAQHGMVGHMASPVDLTYLSDSVIMLRFFESGGKLRRALSVLKKRTGHHEETIREYRISSHGVAVGEALTEFQGVLTGVPTYLGAESDLLEEAAGREG
- a CDS encoding Crp/Fnr family transcriptional regulator; its protein translation is MTFTPKNEILAELEPAVALRFAPHFERVTLSRGEVLQETGTEVQWVWFPEDTLICMASESVEGETVSGGMVGRNGAFGAFEACGSRLSYARALVQIGGDAWRMRDSHYRELFDQSSNLRTAIHKHVEALIIEARQLVACTAIHRVEHRMCRVLLDASARSHRGAHLTLTQEELANILGVQRSTIAVTSSALQRSGLIRSRRGSIDILDFPRLEAAACSCRRTIAYAQQEVLESTAQVCEG
- a CDS encoding ATP-binding protein, producing MRGETRVLIWAPVGRDGPVIERLLAGAGIACLPCGGVAELLSRLDGAAGAVIAQEGLGGADLLAIDAWVKAQPSWSDFPFVLLAHRGGAIDRQVVDLLGNATVLERPISQTALISAVRSACRARTRQFEAGEQVAEQLRMREALAEETRTLGILNALGAQLNAELDLERVVQAVTDAGVALTGAEFGAFFYNLVDEKGESYTLYTLSGVPRSKFEGFPMPRNTEVFAPTFSGEGVVRSGDITKDPRYGRNVPRSGMPEGHLPVRSYLAVPVMSRSGEDLGGLFFGHSKTDVFGEPAERIMLGVAGQAAVAIDNVRLFVAEQRELEERRRAEAELQRQRDEFLTLADNISSLCWLAYGDGTIFWYNLRWHEFTGGSAERAREWESAHDPEILLEVRRRWQHSLETGERFEMRFPLRRHDGEWREFLCRIVPIRDEAGQIYRWCGTHADITEQRAVEAALEIRVAERTVELQRALTRLEEEAAERERVEDALRQSQKLEAIGQLTGGVAHDFNNLLTVILSGVDALRRPELSEARRQRYINAIAETAERAAKLTSQLLAFARRQPLHETVFDAADNVSRIVEMLTTVVGARVALRTELKLSPAPVKADLVQFETALVNMAVNARDAMNGEGSIVLTVEESAEIPAMRAHPAVPGRFIAVSIADSGTGLAPDQVDRIFEPFYTTKEVGKGTGLGLSQVYGFARQSGGNVRVESKPGQGATFTMYLPRASDEAVPAAPDARAEAPGGTGSGRILVVEDNENVGEHAAQLLNDLGYETVLVPDAQHALDILENGHEPFDLVLTDVVMPGGISGLDLAKRLARSHRALPVVLTSGYSDVLVDEGTSEVELLRKPYSMDTLASLVRRVIKAN